Proteins encoded in a region of the Paenibacillus sp. E222 genome:
- a CDS encoding peptide chain release factor 3 produces the protein MSKAADNILQQEVDKRRTFAIISHPDAGKTTLTEKLLLFGGAIRLAGTVKARKASKHATSDWMEIEKQRGISVTSSVMQFDYLGHRINILDTPGHQDFSEDTYRTLTAADSAVMLIDVAKGVEAQTIKLFQVCAKRGIPIFTFINKLDREGQSPFDLMEELENVLGIRSVPMNWPIGTGRELCGVYDRMKNQVELFQGDDHSTIKVQKVDGYEDPIIREMAGDYLHDQLCQDLELLDVAGDQFDMEKVQRGELTPVFFGSAINNFGVQTFLENFLQLAPKPEPRRSTAGEIEPTNEKFSGYVFKIQANMNPAHRDRIAFLRIVSGKFQRGMSVKHNRVGKEIKLSQPQQFLAQDRDIVEEAYAGDIIGLFDPGIFRIGDSLSQGSEVIFDELPTFSPEIFAKVTVKNALKHKQYQKGIDQLTEEGTIQVFNTVSFDETLLGVVGQLQFEVFEYRMKGEYGVDVQLQRMPYQFARWIVDENLDPSKFRINSALVKDKKGNYVVLFENEYAMRTAMDKNPTAKFLETAP, from the coding sequence ATGAGCAAAGCTGCAGATAACATTCTTCAACAGGAAGTGGACAAACGCCGGACGTTTGCCATTATCTCTCACCCGGATGCGGGTAAAACGACATTGACCGAGAAACTGTTGCTGTTCGGGGGCGCGATTCGTCTTGCCGGTACAGTCAAAGCTCGGAAAGCAAGCAAACATGCAACAAGTGACTGGATGGAAATTGAGAAACAGCGGGGAATCTCGGTAACTTCTTCCGTAATGCAGTTTGATTACCTGGGTCATCGCATCAACATCTTGGATACACCGGGTCACCAAGACTTCAGTGAAGATACGTATCGTACACTGACCGCTGCCGATAGCGCAGTCATGTTGATTGACGTGGCCAAAGGTGTCGAGGCACAGACCATTAAATTGTTCCAGGTTTGTGCGAAGCGTGGTATTCCGATCTTTACGTTCATCAACAAGCTGGACCGTGAAGGACAAAGCCCGTTTGATCTGATGGAAGAACTCGAAAACGTACTGGGGATTCGCTCCGTACCGATGAACTGGCCGATTGGTACAGGTCGTGAGCTATGCGGTGTGTACGATCGGATGAAAAATCAAGTGGAATTGTTCCAAGGGGACGATCACTCGACAATTAAAGTACAAAAAGTAGATGGATACGAAGATCCAATCATTCGTGAGATGGCAGGAGATTATCTGCATGATCAGCTGTGTCAAGATCTAGAGCTTCTGGATGTTGCAGGAGACCAGTTCGACATGGAGAAGGTACAACGCGGTGAACTAACCCCCGTATTCTTCGGTAGTGCCATCAATAACTTTGGCGTGCAGACGTTCCTTGAGAACTTCCTGCAGCTCGCACCGAAACCGGAACCACGTCGCAGTACAGCAGGTGAGATTGAGCCAACGAATGAGAAATTCAGCGGTTATGTCTTCAAAATCCAGGCAAACATGAACCCGGCACACCGGGATCGTATTGCATTCCTGCGGATTGTGTCTGGTAAGTTCCAACGTGGTATGAGCGTGAAGCATAATCGTGTGGGCAAAGAAATCAAACTGTCGCAGCCTCAGCAATTCCTGGCACAGGATCGGGATATTGTAGAAGAGGCTTACGCAGGCGATATTATTGGTCTGTTTGATCCGGGTATCTTCCGGATTGGCGATTCATTGAGCCAAGGCAGCGAGGTTATTTTTGACGAACTGCCAACGTTCTCACCAGAGATTTTTGCCAAAGTTACGGTTAAAAATGCATTGAAACATAAACAATATCAAAAAGGGATTGACCAGTTGACCGAGGAAGGGACGATTCAGGTGTTCAACACCGTTAGCTTCGACGAGACTTTGCTCGGCGTCGTGGGTCAGCTCCAATTCGAGGTATTTGAATACCGGATGAAGGGCGAGTACGGGGTAGACGTGCAGCTCCAGCGCATGCCTTATCAATTTGCTCGCTGGATCGTGGACGAGAATCTGGACCCAAGTAAATTTCGGATCAACTCCGCTCTGGTGAAAGATAAAAAGGGCAATTATGTTGTCCTATTCGAAAATGAATACGCGATGAGAACCGCAATGGACAAAAATCCAACGGCGAAATTCCTGGAGACAGCTCCTTAA
- the sspI gene encoding small acid-soluble spore protein SspI, translated as MPITLSLREAIVHKVHDKSDDQLREMIEGSVDGPEAALPGLGAIFEMIWKNTEPAKQEELIQIAQEHLHTIPVQPIR; from the coding sequence ATGCCCATTACATTAAGCCTGCGTGAAGCGATTGTTCATAAGGTTCATGATAAAAGTGATGATCAGCTCCGGGAGATGATCGAAGGTTCTGTAGATGGACCGGAAGCAGCATTACCCGGACTTGGTGCCATTTTCGAAATGATCTGGAAGAACACGGAACCTGCGAAGCAGGAAGAATTAATTCAAATCGCGCAGGAGCATCTGCACACCATTCCCGTTCAACCCATCAGATAA
- a CDS encoding TrkA family potassium uptake protein gives MAKKQYAVIGMGRFGSSVANALSGMGFDVLAIDADEQRTQEMSNIVTHAVSADSTDEEALRALGIRNFDVVVVAIGEDIQSSILTTLILKDMGVPVLIVKAQNELHGKVLQKIGADKVIYPERDMGLRVAHHLTSPNILDYIELSEDYSILEMRASEQMIGKNLLELNIRARFGCNVMAIRSGNSMNISPYAEDRIADGDVLIIVGHKDHLTKMELAYPK, from the coding sequence ATGGCAAAAAAACAATATGCCGTCATTGGCATGGGACGGTTCGGATCAAGTGTAGCCAATGCCCTGAGCGGCATGGGATTCGACGTATTGGCAATTGATGCGGACGAGCAGCGGACTCAGGAAATGTCCAATATTGTGACTCATGCCGTATCGGCAGATTCGACGGACGAAGAAGCGCTGCGTGCGCTGGGCATACGGAATTTTGATGTCGTCGTTGTGGCGATTGGTGAAGACATTCAGTCGAGTATTCTCACGACCCTTATTCTGAAAGATATGGGTGTACCTGTTCTGATTGTAAAAGCACAAAATGAGCTTCATGGTAAAGTATTGCAGAAGATCGGTGCAGACAAGGTTATTTATCCTGAGCGGGATATGGGACTGCGTGTAGCCCATCATCTGACATCTCCAAACATTCTCGATTACATCGAGTTATCTGAGGATTACAGCATTTTGGAGATGAGAGCGTCTGAGCAAATGATCGGTAAAAATCTGCTGGAGCTAAATATTCGTGCACGTTTCGGTTGCAACGTGATGGCGATTCGCAGTGGGAATTCGATGAATATCTCTCCGTATGCGGAGGATCGGATTGCGGACGGGGATGTGCTGATCATCGTTGGTCACAAGGACCATTTGACGAAAATGGAGCTTGCGTATCCAAAGTGA
- a CDS encoding RNA methyltransferase, which produces MDIVSPQNTRVKEWAQLLEKKHRTRQHKYIIEGIHLVEEALRAGADLECIVYDGEQGVPKELAGLEAPLQRVEWISVSPAVIAKCTDTMTPQPVFAIVHKGRELLQSLLSSAKGFVVVLDNVQDPGNVGTIIRSADAAGAAGVVLGAGCADVYNPKTIRSTMGSLFHLPIVEGPLESLLPEAKAAGVKLVSTSLQAEYSCYSYDFTQSVWLVIGNEGKGISESTAQLVDDAITIPMQGQAESLNAAMAATILLFEAMRQRMV; this is translated from the coding sequence ATGGATATTGTATCACCGCAAAATACACGTGTGAAGGAATGGGCACAGCTGCTGGAGAAAAAACACCGTACCCGTCAACATAAATATATTATTGAAGGCATTCATCTCGTAGAGGAAGCACTGCGCGCCGGGGCGGATCTGGAATGCATTGTTTACGATGGGGAGCAGGGTGTACCCAAGGAACTGGCTGGACTGGAGGCTCCACTTCAGCGCGTGGAATGGATTAGTGTATCCCCTGCGGTTATCGCCAAGTGTACGGATACGATGACACCCCAACCTGTTTTTGCCATTGTACATAAAGGTCGCGAGCTGCTTCAAAGTCTGTTGTCTTCTGCCAAGGGGTTTGTTGTGGTATTGGACAATGTTCAGGACCCGGGTAATGTGGGAACGATCATTCGCAGTGCGGATGCAGCGGGAGCGGCAGGTGTTGTACTCGGTGCTGGTTGTGCCGATGTCTATAATCCGAAAACGATCCGTTCAACGATGGGATCATTGTTTCATCTGCCAATCGTAGAAGGTCCGTTGGAATCGTTGCTGCCTGAAGCAAAGGCTGCGGGCGTAAAGTTGGTTAGTACGTCTTTGCAAGCGGAGTATTCGTGCTACAGTTATGATTTTACACAATCAGTATGGCTTGTGATCGGTAATGAGGGCAAGGGCATATCGGAATCTACTGCACAACTGGTGGACGATGCAATTACGATTCCGATGCAGGGACAGGCAGAGTCACTTAACGCGGCGATGGCGGCCACGATTTTGCTGTTTGAAGCGATGAGGCAGCGGATGGTTTAG
- a CDS encoding sigma-70 family RNA polymerase sigma factor: MMSEAERYIKLVELTRAGDYEAYGELYELTVMDVYRTVRFLIRDSSDAEDLVQEIYIQAYRSLERYDSERAFRPWLMGVTMRQVRSYRRRRLTQFRFSKRMEKSDTGLEYDFSGDLINKLANRPLLEQVHRLPYKLQQAITLHYLNEYTQEEISCILEIPIGTVKSRIHAALTKLRQNQKLNLGIRGKVEDLHESR; the protein is encoded by the coding sequence ATGATGAGTGAGGCAGAAAGGTACATAAAACTTGTGGAATTAACCCGGGCTGGTGATTACGAAGCATATGGGGAGTTATATGAGCTAACGGTGATGGATGTGTATCGCACTGTCCGTTTTCTGATTCGTGACTCATCTGACGCGGAAGATCTGGTACAGGAAATTTATATTCAGGCATACAGGTCCTTGGAGCGTTACGATTCGGAGAGAGCGTTTCGTCCCTGGTTAATGGGTGTGACGATGCGGCAGGTCCGAAGTTACCGGCGGAGACGATTGACGCAATTTCGTTTTAGCAAGCGGATGGAAAAGTCTGATACGGGGCTGGAGTATGATTTTTCCGGTGACTTAATCAACAAGTTGGCAAATCGTCCTCTGCTTGAGCAGGTACACCGATTGCCGTACAAGCTCCAGCAGGCCATCACTCTTCACTATTTGAACGAGTACACGCAAGAAGAGATTTCATGCATATTGGAAATTCCAATAGGAACGGTGAAATCGCGTATTCATGCGGCATTAACCAAGCTGAGGCAGAATCAGAAGTTGAACCTAGGTATTCGGGGAAAGGTGGAGGATTTGCATGAATCTCGATGA
- a CDS encoding DUF3600 domain-containing protein, producing MNLDEQLRTAYQEETKNWTISDRTKHKILNAVRRESRLKRHRKKWLVTVLLAAVLIIPTGAYAGYSYLANEMYGSQENISAVGGTSEDYMRLEAKLQTAKKHLSEEEFIQFMDLMKQMGQMALKYADQQGEMHPEQWSVTEQTEFNRLTAELEPFFEKLEAASVDSPKEPMDQEQFWKEQLAMAETKFSEEQYTEFKSLYEQMKQYESLVSDQDGNIHEERLSAEQKEELKQVRERIFPFLEKLGLDVRKPGE from the coding sequence ATGAATCTCGATGAACAGCTGCGAACAGCCTACCAGGAAGAGACCAAAAACTGGACAATTTCTGATAGAACAAAACATAAAATCTTAAATGCTGTTCGACGTGAATCACGTCTCAAAAGACATCGGAAAAAATGGCTGGTTACTGTTCTGCTGGCTGCTGTGCTCATCATTCCTACTGGAGCCTATGCGGGGTATTCCTACTTGGCTAACGAAATGTATGGTTCACAGGAAAATATATCAGCGGTGGGTGGAACATCGGAGGATTATATGAGACTGGAAGCGAAGCTGCAGACAGCCAAAAAACATTTAAGTGAAGAGGAATTTATTCAATTTATGGATCTGATGAAGCAAATGGGGCAAATGGCTTTGAAGTATGCGGATCAACAGGGAGAGATGCACCCCGAGCAATGGAGTGTCACAGAACAGACGGAGTTTAATCGTCTTACTGCAGAACTGGAACCATTTTTCGAAAAGCTGGAAGCAGCAAGTGTAGACTCTCCCAAAGAACCTATGGACCAGGAGCAATTTTGGAAGGAACAGCTGGCAATGGCAGAGACGAAGTTTTCTGAGGAGCAGTACACCGAGTTCAAATCGTTATATGAACAGATGAAGCAGTATGAATCCTTAGTGTCGGATCAGGATGGGAACATCCATGAAGAACGATTGTCTGCGGAGCAGAAGGAAGAACTGAAGCAGGTACGTGAGCGCATTTTCCCCTTCTTGGAGAAGTTGGGTCTTGATGTTCGTAAACCGGGTGAGTAG
- a CDS encoding AraC family transcriptional regulator: MPIITEDQFNLVCHRTSTTAFREVFHAHSQMEITYIHDGYGQLITEGQAFPLEPGTLMIFRPFQLHQIQIQVTKEHPFIRSVLMYEQHLLNSYSRLFAVSNRFTMDLLEQRSPLQPICLSTSSPLVQMMEQFADILPTLLPHEAEEDTRLFLLGLLAQLRYLWKDRQYPSSTTLQTGSPVLHPHAETVMQWIEEHYNEAFRLEDIADTLHLSPYHLSHIFKKATGTTIVAYAQATRIRHACVLLTSTTHTVPEIGHRVGMSSPSYFCKVFRKATGTTPHQYRLNVQGR, encoded by the coding sequence ATGCCCATAATCACCGAGGATCAATTTAATCTGGTATGCCATCGCACCTCAACGACTGCGTTCCGAGAGGTTTTTCACGCTCATTCACAGATGGAGATCACGTATATCCATGATGGATATGGACAACTCATAACCGAGGGGCAGGCATTCCCCCTTGAACCGGGTACACTGATGATATTCCGCCCTTTTCAGCTGCATCAGATCCAGATTCAAGTCACGAAAGAACATCCCTTTATTCGCAGTGTCCTGATGTATGAGCAGCACCTGCTGAACTCGTACTCTCGACTATTTGCCGTATCGAATCGTTTTACAATGGACCTTCTCGAGCAAAGATCTCCGCTTCAACCGATCTGTCTTTCCACTTCATCCCCACTGGTTCAGATGATGGAGCAATTTGCCGATATTCTGCCTACATTACTTCCACATGAAGCGGAAGAGGATACACGACTCTTTTTACTTGGACTTCTCGCACAGCTTCGCTACCTTTGGAAGGACAGGCAGTATCCCAGCTCTACTACGCTCCAAACGGGCTCTCCCGTTCTGCACCCTCATGCCGAAACTGTCATGCAGTGGATTGAAGAGCACTACAATGAAGCGTTTCGTCTGGAGGATATCGCAGATACACTGCATCTATCGCCTTATCATTTGTCCCATATATTTAAAAAAGCTACCGGCACGACCATCGTTGCTTACGCCCAGGCCACTCGTATTCGTCATGCTTGTGTGTTACTCACAAGTACCACACATACTGTTCCGGAAATAGGCCACCGTGTAGGCATGTCCAGCCCATCTTATTTTTGCAAAGTTTTCCGCAAGGCAACAGGCACCACTCCGCATCAGTATCGGCTGAATGTGCAAGGCAGATAA
- a CDS encoding Gfo/Idh/MocA family protein, with the protein MLNVAIIGAGAISAAHITAYLAFPERCKIVAVVDMYAEKAQKRINEYGLEGAQAVTDYHELLDQNIDLVSVCTPPYTHAPITCDFLHAGTHVLVEKPMASSLQEADMMLEAAQKSGKLLSVVAQNRFTTPMMKLKYVLDSKLMGPIVHVQVDSFWWRGHNYYDLWWRGTWEKEGGGCTLNHAVHHIDAMLWMMGPPVELQAMMANTAHDNAEVEDISMAMLRFQEGALGMITSSVVHHGEEQQLIFQGKEARVSAPWKVVASTARTNGFPEPNPDLEQQIQKLADDLVDVIHVGHAGQVENVLNAIETESPLLVDGKSGRNTLELIVGIYKSASTGEKVTFPLKAEDAFYTREGIMQHAVHFYEKKTAVENFEDVDITLGRKLES; encoded by the coding sequence ATGTTAAATGTGGCCATTATTGGAGCAGGCGCAATCAGTGCAGCGCACATTACAGCGTATTTGGCATTTCCTGAACGATGCAAGATCGTAGCTGTGGTGGATATGTACGCGGAAAAAGCACAGAAACGAATTAACGAATACGGATTGGAGGGAGCGCAAGCTGTTACCGATTATCATGAATTGCTGGATCAAAACATTGACTTGGTTTCCGTATGTACCCCACCGTATACCCATGCACCGATCACATGTGATTTTCTGCATGCAGGTACACATGTGCTTGTCGAAAAACCAATGGCCTCTTCTTTACAAGAGGCGGATATGATGCTGGAAGCGGCGCAAAAAAGTGGTAAGTTGCTCTCGGTTGTGGCACAGAATCGTTTTACGACACCGATGATGAAACTAAAATATGTGCTGGACAGCAAACTTATGGGTCCCATTGTCCACGTACAGGTCGATTCATTCTGGTGGCGGGGCCATAATTATTATGATCTGTGGTGGCGTGGCACATGGGAAAAGGAAGGCGGAGGCTGTACACTTAATCATGCGGTCCATCATATTGATGCGATGCTTTGGATGATGGGTCCTCCGGTGGAATTACAGGCCATGATGGCGAATACGGCACATGATAATGCTGAAGTAGAGGATATTTCCATGGCAATGCTTCGTTTCCAAGAAGGAGCACTTGGTATGATTACCAGTTCAGTGGTACACCACGGAGAGGAGCAGCAGTTGATTTTTCAGGGTAAAGAGGCCAGGGTATCTGCGCCTTGGAAGGTCGTTGCTTCTACGGCACGAACGAATGGATTCCCAGAACCCAATCCAGATCTGGAACAGCAGATTCAGAAACTCGCTGACGACTTAGTGGATGTTATTCATGTGGGGCATGCTGGGCAAGTGGAGAATGTGCTAAACGCCATTGAGACAGAATCACCCCTTCTGGTGGATGGGAAGAGTGGTCGGAATACACTGGAACTCATTGTAGGCATCTATAAATCGGCCAGTACGGGGGAGAAGGTTACTTTTCCACTAAAGGCGGAGGATGCTTTCTATACAAGGGAAGGGATTATGCAACATGCGGTGCATTTTTATGAGAAAAAGACAGCCGTGGAGAACTTTGAGGATGTGGATATTACGTTAGGGAGAAAGTTGGAGTCTTAG
- a CDS encoding helix-turn-helix domain-containing protein, which translates to MSDDENAKQICEKVEQSYQIIGRKWVALIIHTLMEEPKRFSEIHAYIPDLSKRVLNERMKELEEEGLVVRHVVTERPVRTEYMLSRKGTELGRALSAVERWADKWL; encoded by the coding sequence ATGAGCGATGATGAGAATGCCAAGCAAATATGCGAAAAGGTGGAACAGTCTTATCAGATCATTGGCCGGAAATGGGTAGCCCTCATTATTCATACATTGATGGAAGAACCCAAACGATTCAGTGAAATTCACGCTTATATTCCGGACCTGAGCAAACGGGTACTTAATGAACGGATGAAGGAACTGGAGGAAGAGGGACTGGTCGTACGTCATGTGGTTACGGAACGCCCTGTTCGGACAGAATATATGTTGTCCCGCAAAGGCACAGAGCTGGGGCGCGCTTTAAGCGCCGTCGAACGGTGGGCCGATAAGTGGCTGTAG